In Propionimicrobium sp. PCR01-08-3, one DNA window encodes the following:
- a CDS encoding uroporphyrinogen-III synthase, whose amino-acid sequence MSEQPSAVALADCDPTALAVSHDDGRGNPGYVIFAGVGLGGPLRLTLAGLKAIEEADVLVLSPGVDEALLGEPEVAVPAEVPRLLAGATPDLGVITSLVDSGLCVVWLLSGDPLMDSEATPYAARLKAAGCRIDMVPGLSRLSLALTSAGISPDAGFQLWSGKADAADEKPSFVALTPGQNLDDIARHASKVGLGDDTPALVVSDYATTAQVSRTTTLAQLAETVQTIEGRPAAVVVGAAADRDPDLNWYESKPLFGWHVLVPRTKGLSGVMERRLEHHGAIPVQVPTISVEPPRNPQPMERAIQGLVDGRYQWIIFNSAQAVRAVTERLVGLGLDSRAFSGLRIAAVGQNTVEALREWGIKPDLVPEGLQRSAALAVEFPTFDDLLDPINRILIPRADIAVDALVKGMNELGWEVEDVVAYRTVRAAPPPAEIREAIKAGRFDAVVFGSASTVRNMVGIAGKPHPETIIAAIGPATVAACEEANLRVDVVAENPTHVQLVDDLAEFAAKRTEGFIARGEQVRRPSQRKGRRRQHSS is encoded by the coding sequence GTGAGTGAGCAGCCATCAGCGGTGGCGCTGGCTGATTGTGACCCCACCGCGTTGGCGGTGAGTCACGATGACGGGCGAGGCAACCCCGGATACGTAATTTTCGCCGGAGTCGGCCTCGGCGGTCCGCTGCGTCTGACACTGGCGGGGCTGAAAGCCATCGAAGAGGCAGACGTTCTCGTCCTCAGCCCCGGCGTTGACGAAGCGCTGCTTGGCGAGCCGGAGGTCGCCGTACCGGCCGAGGTGCCGCGGCTGCTGGCTGGCGCTACCCCGGATCTCGGCGTCATCACCTCGCTCGTCGACTCCGGCCTGTGTGTGGTCTGGTTGTTGTCCGGAGACCCTCTGATGGATTCCGAGGCAACCCCGTATGCGGCAAGGCTCAAGGCAGCCGGTTGCCGAATCGACATGGTTCCCGGGCTTTCCCGGCTGAGTTTGGCTCTGACGTCCGCCGGCATCAGCCCGGACGCCGGATTCCAGTTGTGGTCCGGTAAGGCCGACGCTGCCGACGAAAAGCCGTCCTTCGTGGCGCTGACGCCCGGGCAGAATCTGGACGACATCGCGCGCCATGCGTCCAAGGTCGGTCTTGGTGACGACACTCCCGCCCTGGTGGTCTCCGACTATGCGACCACTGCCCAGGTGAGCAGGACGACTACACTCGCGCAGCTGGCCGAGACCGTGCAAACGATCGAGGGACGCCCGGCCGCGGTCGTCGTCGGTGCGGCGGCCGATCGCGACCCTGATCTCAACTGGTACGAGTCGAAACCGCTTTTCGGCTGGCATGTGCTGGTGCCCCGAACCAAGGGTTTGTCGGGCGTGATGGAACGCCGGCTCGAACATCACGGTGCCATCCCGGTGCAGGTGCCGACCATCTCGGTCGAGCCGCCGCGCAACCCGCAGCCGATGGAGCGCGCCATTCAAGGGCTGGTCGACGGCCGCTATCAGTGGATCATCTTCAACTCAGCTCAGGCCGTGCGGGCCGTCACCGAACGCCTCGTCGGGCTCGGCCTTGATTCCCGGGCATTTTCGGGATTGCGCATCGCTGCCGTCGGGCAGAACACCGTCGAGGCCTTGCGTGAATGGGGCATCAAGCCCGATCTGGTGCCCGAGGGCCTGCAGCGCTCGGCAGCGCTGGCGGTCGAGTTTCCGACCTTCGACGATCTGCTCGATCCGATCAACCGGATCCTGATTCCCCGAGCCGATATCGCGGTCGATGCGCTGGTGAAAGGCATGAACGAACTCGGCTGGGAGGTCGAGGACGTGGTCGCCTACCGGACCGTACGTGCTGCTCCGCCGCCGGCAGAGATTCGCGAGGCCATCAAGGCCGGACGATTCGACGCCGTCGTTTTCGGTTCCGCATCCACCGTGCGCAATATGGTCGGCATCGCGGGCAAACCGCATCCCGAGACGATCATCGCGGCCATCGGGCCGGCGACAGTGGCCGCATGTGAAGAGGCCAATCTGCGGGTCGATGTGGTCGCCGAGAATCCGACCCACGTTCAGCTGGTGGACGACCTGGCCGAGTTCGCGGCCAAACGCACCGAGGGGTTCATCGCTCGCGGCGAACAGGTGCGCAGGCCGTCCCAGCGCAAGGGACGCCGCAGGCAGCACAGTTCTTGA
- a CDS encoding AURKAIP1/COX24 domain-containing protein yields the protein MGSVIKKRRKRMAKKKHRKLLKKTRIQRRRAGR from the coding sequence GTGGGATCGGTCATCAAGAAGCGCCGCAAGCGGATGGCGAAGAAGAAGCATCGCAAGCTGCTCAAGAAGACGCGCATCCAGCGCCGCAGGGCAGGTCGCTAA